The Methylomonas sp. UP202 DNA window TAGGTTTCGCCGCCGGCTTCCAGAAAAATCTCCCGGTTGGCGATGGCGATTTCTTCCAAGGTTTCCAAACAGTCTACCGAGAATCCGGGGCACAGCACATCGATGTTGCGTATTCCCTGGGTCGGCAGTTCCGCCAAGACTTCCACGCAATAAGGTTTCAGCCATTCGGCGCGACCGAAACGCGATTGGAATACCAGACGCCACTGGGCGTCGGCCAGTTCCAATTGCTCGGCAATCCGTTTAGCGGTGGCTTGGCATTGGTAAAAATACGGGTCGCCGAGTTCGGTCAGTTTAGCCGGCAGGCCGTGGAAAGACATTAGCAGACAGTCGGCTTGGCCGTGTTCGGCCCAATGCGCGCGTACCGAATCGGCCACGGCCCGAATGTAAGCCGGATGTTGGTGGAATTCGCCGATAAAACGTAGCGATGGCAGATGCCGCCAGCCGACGAAGACTTCGGCGACCACGTCGAAAATCGAGGCGGTGGTGGTCGAGGAATACTGCGGGTACAGCGGCACGACGACGATGTCTTCGACGCCGTTTTGCTTGAATTCGGCCAGTTTCTCGGCCAGCGCGGGTTTGCCGTAACGCATCGCATATTCGACTTGAATGTCGGAGCCGGTCAGGCGCGCGGCCAGTTTTTCGGCCAGCCGCCGGGTGAACACGATCAGCGGCGAGCCTTGCTCGGTCCAGATCGCGCGATAGGCGTGGGCCGATTTTTTCGGGCGGAACGGCAGAATGAACAAATTCAGGATCAGCCACCACAACGGCCGAGGCAGATTGACGACGCGCGGGTCGCCCAGAAACTCGCGCAGAAAGCGGCGCACGTCGCCGATCTTGGTCGAGGCCGGCGAGCCCAGATTGACCAGCAGAACGCCGGTTTTGCGTAGCGCTTGCCGGCTCATGTTATTTGCGGTTGATCAGATTGAGGAATTCGGAACGGGTGCTGATTTCCTGACGGAAAATCCCGGTCATTACCGACGTGGTCATTACCGAGTTTTGCTTTTCGACGCCGCGCATCATCATGCACAAATGCTTGGCTTCGACAACCACCGCCACGCCGCGCGCGCCGATCGCGGTTTCCACCGCCGTGGCGATCTGCCGGGTCAGTTGTTCCTGGATTTGCAGGCGGCGGCCATACATGTCGACGATCCGCGCCAGTTTGGACAGTCCCAGCACCCGGCCCTGCGGCAGATAACCGATGTGACATTTGCCGATGAAGGGCAGTAAGTGGTGCTCGCACAGCGAATACAGTTCGATGTCTTTGACGATGACCATGTCCTCGGTGTCGGCCTGAAAAATCGCATCGTTCAGCACGTCTTCCAGCGTTTGCTGGTAGCCCTTGTTCAGGAATTTGAAGGCTTCGGCGGCGCGTTTGGGCGTGTCGCGCAAACCTTCGCGGTTGACGTCTTCGCCTATCGCTTGAATGATTTTGGAAAAGTATTCTTCCATTGCCGTCCCCCAGGTAAAAAAATGCGGTGAGTATACCGTATCACCGGGTAAATTCTAAGGCGTCCAGCAAGACCCCAGCGCCGGCGCCGGGTTTGTTGGCATTCTCGCTGAGATGGCGCCGCCAGGCCCTGGCGCCGTCGACACCGTGGAACAAGCCCAGGATATGCTTGGTGATCGCGTGCGGGCGAGTGCCCAGCCCGGCCTGTTGTTCGAGATAGGGCAGCATGGCTATCGCAATCTCGCGGCGGCTGGGAATCGGATCGCCGCTCCCGAACAGTTTTCGGTCGACTTCGGCCAGAATATAAGGGTTGTGATAGGCCTCGCGGCCCATCATCACACCGTCGATTTCTTGCAATAACTCGGCGGCGCTGTCCAGCGATGTCACGCCACCGTTGATGGCGATCGTCAAATGCGGAAAATCCTGTTTCAGTCGAAACACCACGTCGTATTGCAGTGGCGGAATCTCGCGGTTTTCCTTAGGCGACAGGCCCGACAGCCAGGCTTTGCGGGCGTGGACGATGAAGGTTTCGCAACCGGCAGCCGCCACCGTCGCGACGAACTGCGCGAGCTCTTCATAGGAGTCCCGGTCGTCGATGCCGATGCGCGACTTGACCGTTACCGGTATCGTCACCGCCGCGCGCATCGCCGCGACGCAATCGGCCACCAGTCCCGGCTCGGCCATCAGACAAGCGCCGAATCGGCCGTTTTGGACCCGGTCGCTCGGACAACCGACGTTCAGATTGACTTCGTCGTAGCCGTAGTCTTCGGCGATTTTTGCGCACAGCGCCAAATCGGCCGGATCGCTGCCGCCCAGTTGCAGGGCCAGCGGATGTTCCTCGGCGTTATAACGCAAATGCCGCTCCCGCCCGCCCTGCAAAATCGCTCCGGTGGTGACCATTTCGGTATACAGCAAGGCCTCGCGGGTCAGCAGACGATGAAAGTAGCGGCAATGCCGGTCGGTCCAATCCAGCATAGGCGCAACGCTGAAGCGGTGACTTGCGAACGGCCGGTTTTCGGTGTTTTGCATTCCTCAATATTCCACGAAATTTCAGACTAAGGGGGACAATCGTATCGCAACACGGTGCCGCCTACCGAAACTGGCGCGTTTAGTTGTCATCCGCGCGGGACCGCGCCGGCTTGGCGGGCAGACGGCTTTACAGCGAGTAACTGATGCTGAATCCGAGCCTGACGTCCTGGTCCAGAACCGGTAGCGCGCTTTGTTTGTTGGCGAACGTGCCGACCACGGTACCCATCACCGACCAATGGTCGTCGATCGAATAGGTCAGCATCGCGCTGGTCAAGGCTTGGCCGGCGTTGAGCGTGCCTTGGTTGTAGGAGATGAAGGTTAGGGTGTCGTTCCAAAAACGGCAGTTGTAGCGTATCAGCCAGGTGCCGAAGATGTCGCCGTTGCTGGTGCGCTCGCTGACGGCCAAGCCGGTGTCGTGGTCCAGAAACGAGCGTGCCTGTACCGAGGCATTGATGTTCTGGTCGTTGGTCAGCGCGTAGTCGAAGCCGAAGGATGCGCCGATTTGATCCTTGCGCGCGGTCGAG harbors:
- the hemH gene encoding ferrochelatase, yielding MSRQALRKTGVLLVNLGSPASTKIGDVRRFLREFLGDPRVVNLPRPLWWLILNLFILPFRPKKSAHAYRAIWTEQGSPLIVFTRRLAEKLAARLTGSDIQVEYAMRYGKPALAEKLAEFKQNGVEDIVVVPLYPQYSSTTTASIFDVVAEVFVGWRHLPSLRFIGEFHQHPAYIRAVADSVRAHWAEHGQADCLLMSFHGLPAKLTELGDPYFYQCQATAKRIAEQLELADAQWRLVFQSRFGRAEWLKPYCVEVLAELPTQGIRNIDVLCPGFSVDCLETLEEIAIANREIFLEAGGETYRYIPALNDSDAHVEVMQALIETAR
- the folE gene encoding GTP cyclohydrolase I FolE gives rise to the protein MEEYFSKIIQAIGEDVNREGLRDTPKRAAEAFKFLNKGYQQTLEDVLNDAIFQADTEDMVIVKDIELYSLCEHHLLPFIGKCHIGYLPQGRVLGLSKLARIVDMYGRRLQIQEQLTRQIATAVETAIGARGVAVVVEAKHLCMMMRGVEKQNSVMTTSVMTGIFRQEISTRSEFLNLINRK
- the dusA gene encoding tRNA dihydrouridine(20/20a) synthase DusA; protein product: MQNTENRPFASHRFSVAPMLDWTDRHCRYFHRLLTREALLYTEMVTTGAILQGGRERHLRYNAEEHPLALQLGGSDPADLALCAKIAEDYGYDEVNLNVGCPSDRVQNGRFGACLMAEPGLVADCVAAMRAAVTIPVTVKSRIGIDDRDSYEELAQFVATVAAAGCETFIVHARKAWLSGLSPKENREIPPLQYDVVFRLKQDFPHLTIAINGGVTSLDSAAELLQEIDGVMMGREAYHNPYILAEVDRKLFGSGDPIPSRREIAIAMLPYLEQQAGLGTRPHAITKHILGLFHGVDGARAWRRHLSENANKPGAGAGVLLDALEFTR